The Cyclobacterium amurskyense genome contains the following window.
TGAGTATTGTTTTTACTTATGAGTTATTTATGTACGCAATAGTAGATATTGAAACTACGGGAGGATTTACTGGTAATAACAAGATTATCGAGATTGCCGTGGTTTTTCATGATGGTGAGAAAATTACCGGGCAATATGAGCAATTGTTGGATCCGGAAATGCATGTGCCTGGTTTTATCACAGGGCTCACAGGCATAGACTCACAGATGCTTGAAGGAGCACCTACTTTTGCAGATATTTCTGATGAACTTTTTGACTTATTAGAAGATAAGGTATTTGTCGCTCATAATGTAGGCTTTGATTATAGCTTTGTTAAGCAGGCATTTGAAAGAGAAGGAAAAGTGTACAAACCCAAACGCCTGTGTACTGTAAGATTAAGTAGGAAAATTTTTCCTGGGCTTAAAAGTTATAGCCTGGGTCGTCTATGTGAATCAAGAGGAATCACCGTGAATGATCGTCACCGCGCTATGGGTGATGCATGGGCCACATCTATATTGTTTGGCCAACTTCTGGAGGCAGATCATGAGGACCATATTGGTCAAGCCATAAAAGGCAAGCACAAGGCATTAACCCTACCTCCCAATATCAGCAAAGAACAGTTTAATGAAATCCCACAATCTACAGGGGTGTATTATTTTCATGATGCCAACGGGAAAGTGATCTATGTAGGCAAAGCAGTGAACATACAAAGTCGCTTCAATGGACACTTTACAGGTAAAGCTAAGTTGAGTTTAAAAAGTGAGATATGTGACGTAAGTTATGAAGTTACAGGAAGTGAGTTACTGGCATTGTTGTTAGAGGCCATGGAAATCAAAAGGCTGTGGCCAAAGTACAACAGGTCGCTAAAAGTAAAAGCCATGTCTTGGGGTATTTTCTCCTATACGGACAGGGAAGGTTACACTCGGTTTCAAATCAATAAGATTGTACCCGGAATTAAGCCTTTAGCTACATTTACCAGCCATGCCAGTGGTTGGAAATTCTTAGTAGAAAAAAACCAGGAATACCAGCTTTGCCCAAAACTTAATGGAATACAAAAAAAGAATGGAGCCTGTTATGATTTTCAAGTAGGTGAATGCAATGGGGCCTGCTGTGGCAAAGAATTGCCTGAAGTTTATAACGAAAGAGCCGATGAAGTTTTTGCTGCTGTGAAAATGGAAGGAGAAAGGTTCTTGGTGAAAGATATAGGTAGAAATCCCGAAGAAGAGGTCGCATTGCTTTTTGAAGATGGTTTTCTTTCTGCCTATGGTTTTTTGGACTTAAACATGTCCTATCAATCCTCCGAAGAAGTGATCTCTGCACTAAAACCTGTTAAAAGAGTGGTTGAGACTCGTTATTTACTGAAATCCTTTTGGGATAAAATACCTGAAAACAATATAGTTTATTTAGAAAATAGTTGAATTTGCTTGAAACATAAACCTCTATAAAAAAAATATTATGAAAATAAACGATCAAGAACCACTGCCAGTATATGTACCTGATCCTTCAAGGTATGATAACATGAAATTCCGAAGATGCGGTAAAAGTGGATTGGATTTGCCAGCCATCTCTTTAGGGCTCTGGCACAATTTCGGTCATAGTGATGACCTTAAGGTAGGAAGAGAAATTTTAAGAACAGCCTTTGATTTGGGGATTACGCATTTTGATCTTGCGAACAATTATGGACCTCCTTATGGTGCTGCTGAAGAGAATTTTGGTAGAATTCTTAAAAAGGATTTTTTAGCTTATAGAGATGAGTTGCTGATTTCTTCCAAGGCAGGATGGGACATGTGGCCTGGTCCATATGGTAACTTTGGCTCCAAGAAATACTTGGTCGCTAGTCTGGACCAAAGTTTAAAAAGAATGGGACTGGATTATGTAGATGTATTTTATCACCACAGGCCAGATCCAGATACTCCTTTAGAGGAAACCATGGGCGCCTTGGATTTGATTGTGCGTCAGGGAAAGGCGCTTTATGTAGGTATTTCTCAATACAGTGCAGCTGACACAATCAAAGCGGCTAAAATATTGAAAGAGTTAGGAACGCCTTGTTTAATTCACCAACCGCGGTATAACATGATGGACAGGTGGGTAGAAAAGGATTTACTGAATGTGTTAGATGAGTCAGGTATAGGTGCCATTGCCTTTTCTCCTCTGGAGCAAGGAGTTCTAACCAATAAATACCTCAATGGTTTTCCTGAGGATTCAAGAGCCGTAAAGGATGGAAGGTATCTTAAATCCAGTAATATAACTTCAGCGGTATTGAGTCAGGTTAAAAAATTAAATGACCTTGCAGAAGAAAGAGGGCAGAGTCTTGCTCAAATGGCCATAGCTTGGTTGTTGAAGAGTCCAACAATTACCTCGGTGCTTGTTGGTGTTAGTAAAGCCTCTCAGCTTCAGGATAATG
Protein-coding sequences here:
- a CDS encoding exonuclease domain-containing protein codes for the protein MYAIVDIETTGGFTGNNKIIEIAVVFHDGEKITGQYEQLLDPEMHVPGFITGLTGIDSQMLEGAPTFADISDELFDLLEDKVFVAHNVGFDYSFVKQAFEREGKVYKPKRLCTVRLSRKIFPGLKSYSLGRLCESRGITVNDRHRAMGDAWATSILFGQLLEADHEDHIGQAIKGKHKALTLPPNISKEQFNEIPQSTGVYYFHDANGKVIYVGKAVNIQSRFNGHFTGKAKLSLKSEICDVSYEVTGSELLALLLEAMEIKRLWPKYNRSLKVKAMSWGIFSYTDREGYTRFQINKIVPGIKPLATFTSHASGWKFLVEKNQEYQLCPKLNGIQKKNGACYDFQVGECNGACCGKELPEVYNERADEVFAAVKMEGERFLVKDIGRNPEEEVALLFEDGFLSAYGFLDLNMSYQSSEEVISALKPVKRVVETRYLLKSFWDKIPENNIVYLENS
- the mgrA gene encoding L-glyceraldehyde 3-phosphate reductase, with the translated sequence MKINDQEPLPVYVPDPSRYDNMKFRRCGKSGLDLPAISLGLWHNFGHSDDLKVGREILRTAFDLGITHFDLANNYGPPYGAAEENFGRILKKDFLAYRDELLISSKAGWDMWPGPYGNFGSKKYLVASLDQSLKRMGLDYVDVFYHHRPDPDTPLEETMGALDLIVRQGKALYVGISQYSAADTIKAAKILKELGTPCLIHQPRYNMMDRWVEKDLLNVLDESGIGAIAFSPLEQGVLTNKYLNGFPEDSRAVKDGRYLKSSNITSAVLSQVKKLNDLAEERGQSLAQMAIAWLLKSPTITSVLVGVSKASQLQDNVNSLKNLSFTEDELLKIETILKS